A genomic window from Prunus persica cultivar Lovell chromosome G2, Prunus_persica_NCBIv2, whole genome shotgun sequence includes:
- the LOC18785821 gene encoding uncharacterized protein LOC18785821 — protein MDEQKEKDVLVGTGSESTVTAGGHVAGETLAGSEACVSEGQVEGSFTEDAGEDDGGSCNGDDIMVEVLGSNVYVGGVCTSGDGEKSDDEVDRDESDEVDMGSERNVGSLGGDGGGVGEPDSIGGETQVVHIEEAEVVAREVVNSQEVNASDEKEDNSTAENGIGGSSAGALCSETQVVQNEVTVIESVEVSGRGLVEVVEQETKSVVGGVDALHDLKTQKASVSDDEVWNPGIEKAAVIINEEGSNPKPLSEQTQVPAATGDVAGEDRVDTLTSQVAGKETDKIDENSSHSVEEQLVKIEPVGVSTHSSSNGPAHSVSSSLPAQEVHGGEIAVKGEHDLLTFEKDQFLKPEESVENMVHDISLVESTSVSLPTEVVPGGVVSVTDGGSPSNSVKDQHSKHEESIDKNMVHDIAQIESNTGQEMEVDSQVNDAGQVGLDGGCGEHLMSNNDVPDPAEKEQPLKSEESLEKTATAYVAPVHPNMDMEGVKEQVTDAEDVLYGGEQIEDKGQYTIGGSTEIAAADDNVLLHPNGQNLKTETLYRSSQTDIQVTDSGDIAPMDTEEVFNYASVAETNVVHEAGLKEQVTDAELDGLHGGHYTEVETEATEQPKFSEEEIIMEEAMQPGSSDILLQPRYELPPENEGLFSASDLVWGKVKSHPWWPGQIFDYTVASEKAMKYHKKDCFLVAYFGDRTFAWNEPSSLKPFRSYFPQAEKQCNSEAFQNAVNCALEEVSRRVELGLACSCIPEDVYEKIRFQIVGNAGICQESSRRDEVDESASASSLECNKLLEYIKALARFPSGGSDQLELVIAKAHLLAFYRLKGYCSLPEFQFCGDLLENRTDSSLSEDKINVGERDEHTIEKVTFSGPDIVKVQSSNSNKRKHNLRDGVYSKIKERSLSELMEGGIDSLDGDDWLDGKDSGGLVSPSSGKRRKGFEYHADDLTVQDGRKGLSVAKVSNTTHVPKQSFKIGECIQRVASQLTGSPIVKSNSDRPAGDTSDVAFQSSGDGHRGRAIDPTEYASLGELLSQLQSAAEDPRNEYHFLNTIVSFFTDFRNSVAVGQQAGVELLAVDKVGGKRRKSSNSGLGLPETFEFDDMNDTYWTDRVIQNGAEEPASRRGRKINFQPVVLAQPEKSPQEGRRPYSRRRYSQGNNALPAEKPVGYVDENAPAELVLNFSEVNSVPSETKLNKMFRRFGPLRESETEVDRESSRARVVFKRSSDAEVACNSAGKFNIFGPILVNYQLNYTLSQLNYTPSIQFSASPSATTQDQEMQLVLSPHDHEMHLDLSAHDQMQLDLSTHDQMQLDLSTHDQMQLDLSTHDQMQLDLSTHDQMQLDLSTFENLV, from the coding sequence atggATGAACAAAAGGAGAAGGATGTTCTTGTTGGTACTGGCTCAGAGTCCACGGTGACTGCCGGTGGGCATGTAGCTGGTGAAACCCTAGCGGGGTCTGAGGCTTGTGTGAGTGAGGGTCAGGTTGAGGGGTCTTTCACTGAGGATGCGGGTGAAGATGATGGTGGTTCTTGTAATGGGGATGATATAATGGTGGAGGTTCTGGGGTCTAATGTTTATGTTGGTGGAGTTTGCACTAGTGGGGATGGCGAGAAATCAGATGATGAGGTGGATCGTGATGAGTCGGATGAAGTTGATATGGGTTCGGAGAGAAATGTTGGGTCCTTGGGtggagatggtggtggagTGGGTGAACCGGATTCAATAGGTGGAGAAACCCAGGTTGTTCATATTGAGGAAGCTGAGGTGGTTGCAAGGGAGGTTGTGAATTCACAGGAAGTTAATGCTTCagatgaaaaagaagataattCTACAGCTGAAAATGGAATAGGAGGTTCCTCGGCTGGAGCTCTATGTAGTGAAACACAAGTTGTGCAGAATGAAGTTACTGTTATTGAAAGTGTAGAAGTTTCAGGGAGAGGATTGGTGGAGGTTGTGGAACAAGAAACGAAGTCGGTTGTTGGTGGGGTTGATGCACTCCATGATTTGAAGACACAGAAAGCTAGTGTTTCAGATGATGAAGTATGGAATCCTGGGATTGAAAAAGCTGCAGTGATTATCAATGAGGAAGGTTCGAATCCCAAGCCCTTGAGTGAACAAACCCAAGTTCCTGCTGCTACTGGTGATGTTGCTGGGGAGGACAGAGTAGATACTTTGACTTCCCAAGTGGCAGGCAAGGAAACTGataaaattgatgaaaattcGAGTCATTCAGTAGAAGAACAGCTAGTTAAGATTGAGCCAGTAGGTGTTAGCACCCACAGTAGCAGCAATGGACCTGCACATTCAGTGTCGTCATCTCTTCCAGCTCAAGAAGTTCATGGAGGTGAAATTGCAGTAAAAGGTGAACATGATCTTCTGACTTTTGAGAAAGACCAGTTCTTGAAACCTGAAGAGAGCGTAGAGAACATGGTTCATGATATTTCCCTGGTTGAATCAACTTCTGTATCTCTGCCAACAGAAGTAGTTCCAGGAGGTGTAGTTTCGGTTACGGATGGAGGCAGCCCTTCGAATTCTGTAAAAGATCAGCACTCGAAACATGAAGAGAGCATAGACAAGAACATGGTCCATGATATTGCACAGATTGAATCAAATACCGGGCAAGAGATGGAAGTGGACAGCCAAGTTAATGATGCTGGACAGGTTGGGTTAGATGGAGGGTGTGGAGAACATTTGATGTCTAACAATGATGTTCCAGACCCAGCTGAAAAAGAGCAACCCCTGAAGTCTGAAGAGTCCTTAGAAAAGACTGCGACTGCTTATGTTGCTCCAGTTCATCCTAATATGGACATGGAGGGGGTCAAGGAACAAGTTACTGATGCCGAGGATGTATTATATGGAGGGGAACAGATAGAAGATAAAGGCCAATACACAATAGGCGGAAGCACTGAAATTGCAGCAGCAGATGATAATGTTCTCTTGCATCCAAATGGTCAGAACTTGAAAACTGAGACTCTGTACAGGAGCTCACAAACTGATATCCAAGTCACTGATAGTGGGGATATTGCTCCTATGGACACTGAGGAGGTTTTCAATTATGCCAGTGTGGCCGAGACTAATGTTGTGCATGAGGCAGGACTTAAGGAACAAGTTACTGATGCTGAGCTGGATGGTTTACATGGAGGGCATTACACAGAAGTTGAAACAGAAGCTACTGAGCAACCAAAATTCAGTGAAGAGGAAATTATTATGGAAGAAGCTATGCAGCCTGGTAGCTCAGATATTTTGCTTCAACCAAGATATGAGCTGCCACCAGAAAATGAAGGCTTGTTTTCTGCGTCTGATTTAGTTTGGGGTAAAGTAAAGAGCCATCCATGGTGGCCTGGACAGATTTTTGATTATACAGTTGCATCTGAGAAGGCAATGAAATATCATAAGAAGGACTGCTTTTTGGTAGCATATTTTGGGGACCGAACGTTTGCTTGGAATGAACCGTCTAGTTTGAAGCCTTTTCGATCTTACTTTCCCCAGGCAGAGAAGCAGTGCAATTCAGAAGCGTTTCAGAATGCTGTCAATTGTGCTCTGGAAGAAGTTTCAAGACGTGTCGAATTGGGACTAGCGTGCTCTTGCATACCAGAAGATGTCTATGAGAAGATTAGGTTCCAGATTGTTGGAAACGCTGGGATCTGCCAGGAATCAAGTAGAAGAGATGAAGTGGATGAATCTGCGAGTGCCAGTTCTCTTGAATGTAATAAATTGCTTGAATACATAAAAGCTTTAGCACGGTTCCCATCTGGTGGAAGTGACCAATTGGAACTTGTGATAGCTAAGGCTCATTTGCTGGCATTTTACCGCTTGAAGGGTTACTGCAGCTTGCCTGAATTCCAATTTTGTGGAGATTTATTGGAAAATAGAACAGATAGTTCCCTTTCCGAGGACAAAATAAATGTAGGTGAAAGGGACGAGCATACGATTGAAAAGGTGACTTTTTCTGGCCCGGACATTGTAAAAGTCCAGAGTAGCAATTCTAATAAGCGTAAACATAATTTAAGAGATGGAGTGTATTCtaagataaaagaaagaagcctGTCAGAATTAATGGAAGGTGGCATAGATTCTCTAGATGGTGATGATTGGTTGGATGGGAAGGATAGTGGTGGTTTGGTTTCACCATCCTCTGGAAAGAGACGGAAGGGTTTTGAGTATCATGCTGATGACTTAACAGTGCAAGATGGAAGGAAGGGTCTTTCTGTTGCAAAAGTTTCTAATACCACACATGTCCCAAAGCAATCTTTTAAGATTGGTGAATGTATCCAGAGAGTTGCAAGCCAACTGACAGGGTCTCCCATAGTGAAGTCCAACAGTGACAGACCTGCTGGGGATACTTCTGATGTTGCTTTCCAGAGTTCTGGTGATGGCCATAGAGGGAGAGCAATTGATCCAACAGAGTACGCATCATTAGGTGAATTGCTGTCGCAACTTCAGTCGGCAGCAGAAGATCCACGGAACGAATACCATTTCTTGAACACTATTGTTAGTTTCTTCACTGATTTTAGGAATTCAGTAGCTGTAGGTCAGCAAGCTGGGGTAGAGCTTTTAGCTGTGGACAAAGTCGGTGGTAAAAGGAGGAAGTCGTCAAATTCTGGATTAGGGTTGCCCGAAACTTTTGAATTTGACGATATGAATGACACTTATTGGACAGACAGGGTAATCCAAAATGGTGCTGAAGAGCCTGCGTCACGAAGGGGCAGAAAGATTAATTTTCAACCTGTCGTCCTTGCCCAACCAGAAAAATCCCCTCAAGAGGGTCGCAGGCCATACTCCAGGAGGCGGTATTCTCAAGGAAATAATGCTTTGCCAGCAGAGAAACCTGTTGGCTATGTGGACGAGAATGCTCCAGCAGAACTTGTATTGAACTTCTCTGAGGTGAATTCTGTTCCTTCAGAAACAAAGCTAAATAAAATGTTTAGGCGCTTTGGACCTTTGAGGGAATCTGAAACAGAAGTTGATAGGGAAAGCAGTCGTGCTAGAGTTGTTTTTAAGAGATCTTCTGATGCGGAAGTTGCTTGCAATAGTGCTGGAAAATTCAATATCTTTGGACCAATACTTGTAAATTACCAGCTCAACTATACTCTATCCCAGCTCAACTATACTCCGTCTATCCAGTTTAGTGCTTCTCCCAGCGCTACAACCCAGGATCAGGAGATGCAACTTGTTCTCTCCCCCCATGACCATGAGATGCACCTTGATCTCTCCGCCCATGACCAGATGCAACTTGATCTTTCTACTCATGACCAGATGCAACTTGATCTTTCCACCCATGACCAGATGCAACTTGATCTTTCCACCCATGACCAGATGCAACTTGATCTCTCCACCCACGACCAGATGCAACTTGATCTCTCCACCTTTGAAAACCTGGTTTGA